The following are encoded together in the Equus przewalskii isolate Varuska chromosome 14, EquPr2, whole genome shotgun sequence genome:
- the RRM2 gene encoding ribonucleoside-diphosphate reductase subunit M2, whose protein sequence is MLSVRVPLATIADSQQQQLQLSPMKGLSLADKENTPPALSGARVLASKTARRIFQDPGEPKTKVPAPSVEDEPLLRENPRRFVIFPIEYHDIWQMYKKAEASFWTAEEVDLSKDIQHWEALKPEERYFISHVLAFFAASDGIVNENLVERFSQEVQITEARCFYGFQIAMENIHSEMYSLLIDTYIKDSKEREFLFNAIETMPCVKKKADWALRWIGDKEATYGERVVAFAAVEGIFFSGSFASIFWLKKRGLMPGLTFSNELISRDEGLHCDFACLMFKHLVHKPSEQRVKEIIINAVRIEQEFLTEALPVRLIGMNCALMTQYIEFVADRLLLELGFNKVFRVENPFDFMENISLEGKTNFFEKRVGEYQRMGVMSSPTENSFTLDADF, encoded by the exons ATGCTCTCCGTCCGCGTCCCGCTCGCCACCATCGCGGActcgcagcagcagcagctgcagctctcGCCCATGAAGGGGCTCAGCCTGGCGGACAAGGAGAACACG CCCCCGGCCCTCAGCGGGGCCCGCGTGCTGGCCAGCAAGACCGCGAGGAGGATCTTCCAGGACCCCGGCGAGCCG AAGACGAAGGTGCCTGCCCCCAGCGTGGAGGATGAGCCGCTGCTGAGAGAAAACCCTCGCCGCTTTGTCATCTTCCCCATCGAATACCATGATATTTGGCAGATGTATAAGAAAGCTGAGGCTTCCTTTTGGACAGCTGAGGAG GTGGACCTCTCCAAGGACATCCAGCACTGGGAGGCCCTGAAGCCCGAGGAGAGATACTTCATATCACACGTTCTGGCCTTCTTCGCAGCCAGTGACGGCATAGTCAATGAGAACTTG GTGGAGCGCTTTAGCCAAGAAGTTCAGATTACAGAAGCCCGCTGTTTCTATGGCTTCCAAATCGCCATGGAAAACATACATTCTGAAATGTACAGTCTCCTCATTGACACTTACATTAAAGATTCCAAAGAAAG GGAATTTCTCTTCAATGCCATTGAGACGATGCCTTGTGTGAAGAAGAAAGCAGACTGGGCCTTGCGGTGGATTGGGGACAAAGAGGCTACCTATG GAGAACGGGTTGTAGCCTTTGCCGCAGtggaaggaatctttttttctggctcTTTTGCATCCATATTCTGGCTCAAGAAACGAGGACTGATGCCCGGCCTCACATTTTCCAATGAACTTATTAGCAGAGATGAG GGTTTACACTGCGACTTTGCCTGCCTGATGTTCAAACACTTGGTGCACAAACCTTCGGAGCAGAGAGTAAAAGAGATAATTATCAATGCTGTTAGGATAGAACAG GAGTTCCTGACGGAGGCCCTGCCAGTGAGGCTCATTGGGATGAACTGTGCTTTAATGACGCAGTACATTGAATTCGTGGCAGACAGACTTCTGCTGGAGCTGGGTTTTAACAAG GTTTTCAGAGTAGAAAATCCATTTGACTTTATGGAGAATATTTCACTGGAAGGGAAGACTAACTTCTTTGAGAAGAGAGTAGGCGAGTATCAGAGGATGGGAGTGATGTCCAGTCCAACAGAGAATTCTTTTACCCTGGATGCTGACTTCTAA